A segment of the Polyodon spathula isolate WHYD16114869_AA chromosome 1, ASM1765450v1, whole genome shotgun sequence genome:
ACCTGGATGAATGCCCTTAGAGTACATACAAAGAAAGTACTCCATGTTCAGTATACCCACACTCGTCTCTGCATTCAAAACCATCTTCTCCACTGCCTTGGTTGGAAATGTTATTATGTAGACCAGTGAACCTCACCTCTTTTGTGACCTAGTTGAGGCCTGTCATCAGTAGCCCCGCCCCCCTGTAGTTCCAGTGATAGAGTTGTAAAACTGTAGACAAGTGTTTTGTCTGATTATTTCATCAGTGTATAGTGTAGAGATAGTATCTTCTTGCGTTGAATTGCTCTTGCAGTGTAGGTGACTTCATTCAGTCATAAATTGTGATCTAAAAGCTACCCTTCACCAGTGACGCACCTCAGAGATATTTACTGTTTGAAGTTATGTGTTACTATGCCTGCATTGTAATGTTATCCGTGTGCTTGGAGGCAGATCTCCAGTACTATGCAGTCATGCAAACTAGGACTACATATTtccttcagagaaaaaaaaaagtctgggcACAGTAATGCTGTACACAGAGGCTAATGCGCCCCCCAGGGCTGCCAGTTATAGATTTGCAGTGGAACGTTTCATTAACAGAGAACTAATCCTAACACTTGGTTAATATAGAACATGAAACACAGGCTTGCGGGTTGGAGAATGATGACCTACAAGGAAAGCCAGTCGTGCTTATGTATTTAAAGGCTTGACCAATTCCAGTAGCTGGAGTTCCAGTAGCTGGAGTTTCTGTGTGAACGTCATCTGACATTACATGCAAGAAACGTTTTGCTGGTTTTGtagataaatagacagacaaacatatAATAAATGGGGAGCGGGGGTTATGATATATTAGTGCCATGCTCCTGGGTGAGTTTGATCTCTGAGTAAAGGcggagggaggggggggtggggggtgttctATTTTCAGTTCAAATATTATTTGGAAGTTGACCTGTAATAGCCTTTGCCAGCCAGGTAATTTCTTGAGTGGTTGAGCTTCAGGAACATAGTTTGTTGTCACAGGGTGCTGTTCTCTCCACTGCCTGGTCCCTGTccaggtgcagtgtgaagagtGGAAGCCTGCACGCAACACTTCAGCTCACCAAGCTTTTCATCTGTCTTCTTGTTTAATTAGTGAAGGAGCCAGTGGCTTTCTACCGAACTAACGTTTTGTTTAGAGTTAAGGATCAGGGGCAGTATCATGGTTTCGAGATGGAATACAAGGCCTAGATGTGTGGCCTAGATGTGAGAACCGAATACAGTGTTGTTTAATAGTGAGATTAGCGGGAGTGGTGCTTGAGCTGAGGGACTGATTAGCAGTGTGGCCCAGTAGTGGGAAAGGGCTTGGACGCTACAACTCTTGTGGTTTGAGCTGAAGGACTGTTAGCCAAGTGTGGCCTGGTGGTTAAAGCTGAGCACAGAGGTTGAAGCTGATGTAAGAGTGCTCTGTaacctagtggttagagctgatgtAAGAATGCTCTGTAgcgtagtggttagagctgatgtAAGAATGCTGTgtagcctagtggttagagcgtTTGGAACTGTTGgtcagtgtggcctagtggttagagtggGGAACTGGGAGGTGGTGTGGCCTGTTGGAGTCTAATCTCTGCACTCTGCGACGATACAACTGCCCAGTGCAAAGGAGACATCACCTTCACCCAGGACCATTCTAACAAACAATCGTGTAAACTATAGAGTAAAGAACACAGGTTTCGGTACAAAATCTGAATCTCTGTGTCCAAAGTGTGTATGGCTGCTGCTGTCTTCCCTAGTGAAAACATGtttcacccctctctctctctctcactcaatAAACAGGTTCTTTCATTGGAATGCCTTCAGTATTATGAGGATCGTGAGCACCTCCCAACACCCATGTACTGCAGGTTTCATCCAGACTCTCCTGATTCTGAGGGGGTGTGTGTGGATATTGCTCAGCCCACGCAGCTCTGCAGTACCTGAGTGATGCTCTTCCACAGGTGAGGGAGCCCAAACATgtgcattgtgtctgtgttttgtttattacctCAGTTTAACCTCAGGTATATTACTGCTCTGAAttatgtacagtgctgtgaaaaagtatttgccccctgtctgattttctgcatttttgcacatttttcacattgaatttggtcagatctttttgtgggttgtagtagtatatagagggggTCTGAGAGATAAAATGACACCAAAATTTGGTgcgtctttcatttgtttggtgtgcaaggtaatcaaaaatgcaatcttcaggtgtgaaaaagctATTGCccctctagttaactcaacccaattaaagagataattagagtcagctgtttgaatactttggctaacaatcaggcctgatttggaccagctctgcccagtataaatctgactaactttggcacttaccattagagtgaagttgtcagcacacaagttctaAGAGGCACATCAtaccacgatcaaaagaaattcctgaagacctcaagcaaggcggaaaccactgctcactaagaagaacgtgaatgcttgtctcaagtttgccaaaaagtacctggatgatcctcaagagttctggaacaatgttctatagacagatgagtcaaaagtggaactttttggccaacatgggccctgttatgtctggtgaaaaccaaacaatgcatttcacagaaagaacctcataccaacggtcaagcatggtggtggtagtgtcatgatttggggatgctatgctgcatcaggacctggatgacttgccatcattgaaggaaccatgaattctgctttgtatcagagaattctacaggagaatgtcaggccatccatccatgagctgaagctgaagcgcagctgggtcatgcagaaGACAATGATTCGAAACACACGAGCAAGTCTACATCAAAATGGTCAAAGAACAAGAAATTGAAAGTTtcggaatggcctagtcaaagtcaagACCTAAAcaccattgagatgttgtggcaggacctgaaacgagcagtttatgctcgaaaacccacaagtgtcactgagttgaagcagttctgcatgaaggagtaggccaaaattcctccacgactctgtgagagactgatcaataactacaggaagcgtttggttgcagttattgctgctaatggTGTCGTATCCAggtattgagtctaagggggcaattactttttcacacaggggcattgggtgttgcataactttctttaataaataaatgaaataagtatcaacactTTGTTATTCAgggtcctttttatctaatattttggttgaagatctgataacattcagggtgaaaaatatgcagaaatgcagaaaatcagacaggggtcaGATACTTTTTTACAGCACTGTAGTAGTGTCCAGGTTTATGGAGGGTTACGGGATCCATACACAGGATTGCAGAATACTTTTATTATTGAGACACTGGGGAACATACATAATACTTATAGCCGTACAGATTAGCCAACATACTTGCACTATAATGAATGCACTTGCACTATAATGAATCCAAGTAATAGATTTTCAGAACAGTTTTCTGGAGATAGAGCTCTACACTTTGTTATCCTGCTCCACCTCTcactttctttctgtctttctttctttctctctctccaccATCAGCTCACATATGCTACTCTTTAGAGGAATTGAACAGACCCTGTCATTTTGTAActcagaaattaaaaaataaaattatttgttacTGCATTATAAGGTACCAGCCTTAAATGTCAAAAACACCTAGATTTTTGGCATTTAAGAGTTACATAGACAAACAGAGTTCGtgtgcaaaaaatgtatttcttaactTCCTCAAACATTGCCacggaaacaaaaacaaaactggatcTGAGCATacgtctttaaaaacaaaaagctatgTCACTTCACTTGACTGCAATTATCACcatagcaacacaaaacaaaacagctggaaGACACACTTCTAACAGCATTGGCAGTTAGAATGAGCTGGAGTTGGAATGAGTGTAAATTGCTCCATGGATTCATTATAACTTGATTATTCCTGCTACCGATTGTATAATCTCAGTGCTGTCTTTGCATTTTGTGAGGACATTCATTAAGTATCCCTATGAGttgctgtcagttttttttttttttcccccccattgcTTTTATTCTTCATAAACCCTTTTGAAATGCTggcttcatattttcagtgttgtggaaaCTCCTAATCTCTTTGAActgtgacctaatatggctgctaTGTTGTGGTCATTTCAatttttggtttccagatgataGACGTGACCAACTGTCTTTTTGAGATACTAGCTTCATACCctgtacactgctgtattctcTGATTCTCAGGATGGTTAGGGTGTTTAGCTTTGACATTAACCAGAAGACCATTTCAAACACTGTGAAACAAGCTACATAAGAATAAGTTTGTTCCAGATTCGTCTTAGCTATACAGCATATTCACTATTAATAGTGAAATTGGGTTAATTGGTCAAATACTCCGCCAGTGCATACACCTTGAATGTACAGTCAGACTTCACAGTGACAACAATTTAAGATCACTCAAATACTAGAttccaatgacaaacatttcaattagaagtctttttcaatgtcagaGTTGAAGAAATCGGTTAGGGATTGTTTGCCATATGTTGGAGAGTATCATAAATCGGGGAGTAAGGAGGCCTGTCTTGACTATGAACAGTACAAAGTAAAGTGTTCCTATATCTCTGTTGATTTCAACACTAAAGACAGTATTAGTGCTCATTGAAGTGTGGCAAGTTAAAGTGTTTCTGAATATATATGATGCTGTTTTCACTttggaaaacataaaaataatatctGTGCTGTCGGGAACCTCGACCTAAAGCTGCTCGATTGCCCTTTGTATTTTAAGCATTGCCGGTCTCGTGTGTTGCTGATTCACATCTCACCACTCCGCCCCTGCCCGGGATGCTGTTCGTGGCTTCAAGGGGACTCAGTGGTGGCTGTGGAGATGGATGCACCATGCTCGTTCCAGGCTCTAGGGGGCAGGAGAGAGGCAGAGCGAGTCAAGGAGGGGAGCGGAGGAGACGAGTGGTATGCCTTTTATTGTAAACCATATGTAGAGCTTATTGAAGCCTTGAACTCTTATAGTACCTGTTTAGGCTATTTTAACTGAACAAAACCCCAGTGCCCAGAttttggtttgtaaaaaaaacaaaaaaaactatcttGTCACAGAACTAGTAAGGTGTGTGTAGGAGCttttaaatgtaaccttttttgTCATGAATACACCTACAATTGAAGTCAGGTCTTTAGTAAAAATCCCTTGTATCCTGGATACAAAACTAACAGAACTACAGAAGATAAATCTTTAATAATACAAACGGGAGTCGTATCTGGGTTTCAGATGACACCAATTACCACTGCAGCAGTATCCAGGTAAAGAAAGGGTTAAGTGCCTGAGTTACCAACCTCAGTCTTTGAACCTTCAGggtttttagttttcatttagaaaatgcTGGTGTAAATTTAGAACTGGGGTAAGTTATTTGTAAATGTGGCCCTTTGTGTTTTATGGAAAGACTGGAGAATcagcagtgtacaaaaatgtcaGACAGCTAATAAGACTCAAGGTTGATATAAATGAGTAGCCGTAGTTATATTTGTAGCTGTAGTTGTTGTAGTAGTACCAGTAGCATTAGTATTGTTATGTTTGAGGAAGAACGTCTTTAAGTTTACTATTGAGAAGTGTCACTGACtcatgagtttatttatttatatggtgactgcttgttgaaaataaaattgcAGGATGTTCTGACTAATGAAGCATCTTCTTTCCTGTGTTCtggtgagtcagtggctgagatgtCTGCACATTACTACATTGCATTCCAGAATTAAATCTGATCCTGTTCTTTTTGTCTGTTGCAGATGAAGTGCTGCTGCGCTCCCAACAGCAAAAGGTTTCAGCTGTGTTGATGAAAGGAGTGACTCAAGCTACCACTTgggcaggaaaagaaaaaaaagtttttttttctctactttCTTTTgcactttaaatatttatatgttaTTTCAATTGACTTTATGTGGTGCACAAAACTGAAGAAACAATGAGACACATCCATGTGGAAATTGCACAGAAAGAACCATCTGCGGACCAGCCTCCTCAAGAGGGGGATCTTCCCCAGCCGAACATCCAAACAGGGGGCCTGGACTCCAGCCCGGGCCAGGGCCTCATCCGGCCCTTCAGCGAGAACGAGATAAAGCTGCAGAAGGCCTACCAGCTGTCCATCTTCTCACAGCTGTCCGGCTTCACCGAGAGTGTGGGGCAGAGGGCTGGCAAACACATCACGAAGAGGGGACCGTCTGAGAGCCCTACCCATTCGGACAACAAGCGGGTCCACTTGGCCCAGTCCGACGAGGAGCTAGAGGATGAGATGGGGCCCTCGGACCAGCTGGTGGACGAGAAGCCCCTGTTGTGTGGCTCCGGCCAGCACTTCTCTCACGCAGGGATGCGTGTGATTGAGCACAAGGACTACATCTCTCCTGCCAAAGACCTTGCCTGGAGCGCAGGGATGGGGAGGACTGTAACTGTCCAAGAAACCGGCATTCTACCGATGGTGCAATCCAGACAGATCAAGTCAATGGCAGAACCCAACGACGCCAGGACTGCTGGCATGTGGGAACTTGCCAATGGAGAAATGTCTTGTGGCCAAACCTCTGGCAACACCGAGCACGAGGACTTCAGAAAACGCTGTGAGTCAAGCGATGACGTTCCGGCTCCTTATCGAGAGACTGAGGACAGGAGGTCAAGGACTTTAGATCTGGAGCTGAGGTCTCCAGAGACGGCTCGACCGCAGGCTTCCTCCAGTAACGGGCTGGCCTCCTCGGAGAAGACCCCATGCGTGGCCAAGCAGTCTGGCCTCAGCCCGGCCCCTGGTGGCAGTGGCTGTGCCGTCAAGAGGAAGCTCCTGGTGTCCAGTGACATGGCAGAATCCTGCTCCGAGGACGAGGGCCCTTCCACCTCCAAGAAGAGTCGCACCCCGCTGTCCCACGCCATCACCGTGTCCTGCCGCAGCACCGACGCCAAAGCAGCTCCCTTCTGGAACCACCTGCTCCCGTTGGCCCGGGACAGGCCCAAGGTACAAACCTTCCTCTCCCAAATTGTTTGGAATGCATTTAGAGTGTTTTTGTGTTGGTGGTTGTCATTTGTGGCTCTTCTAGTATATTCTGGTCCAGGACTTTGTTCCAGCCATTCCCTAGCTTTACAATTCAACATTCCAGAGCCTTATTCCCACCTAGTTTTTTCATTGAATCTAagtgttaaattaaacaattaaggaTCTGGATTTAACTGAAAGAGTCACAAGTGGCTGCCACTATTCTCAGTGATCTGGTTGTAATGCAGATGGAGGTGCACATGTCAGTTTTTTGGATTGAGATCTTGACACCCAGGCAAAGGTCTTTTGGGTTGATTTAACATTCcaactgaagaaacagctgttaaaatgtatttcaatttctGCTTCTTCAGTCTTTGTGGAGAGCTGTCCTAAGCAcaaattaaagcagctgtttcttctgtTGTTTCATTGGATTGGATAATTGGCCCAGTCAGCACCATTGACCCTCACCTTTGAGTCATCACCTGCTTGCTGTGGAGAGAGCAATTTAAAATGGGTTTGTAAAGCTCTAGAAACAACCAGTCATATGACATGCAGAAAAATCTGAACTTCAGCAACGTGTTCCATAGCTGCAATTGTACTGCTAATGAGCTCTGTGCAACGGTCGGTCattcgttcattcattcattcgttcTTTCTTCCTAGATGGTTTAGTGGATTAGTATGTCATGTGAACCCGCGTGGTCTCTGGGTCAATTGAAGCTCAGTTTGGTAAACTCATTTGCAATCATATTTAATGGTTTCTGAGTGATGTGAGTTCAGTAGGTCGCTGCACAGGTACGTGCTCCAGAATCACTTTTGATTATAGGAGTAGCAGCTTGAACTGCAGTGATTGATGCAGCACTTGA
Coding sequences within it:
- the LOC121311657 gene encoding protein FAM214B-like yields the protein MRHIHVEIAQKEPSADQPPQEGDLPQPNIQTGGLDSSPGQGLIRPFSENEIKLQKAYQLSIFSQLSGFTESVGQRAGKHITKRGPSESPTHSDNKRVHLAQSDEELEDEMGPSDQLVDEKPLLCGSGQHFSHAGMRVIEHKDYISPAKDLAWSAGMGRTVTVQETGILPMVQSRQIKSMAEPNDARTAGMWELANGEMSCGQTSGNTEHEDFRKRCESSDDVPAPYRETEDRRSRTLDLELRSPETARPQASSSNGLASSEKTPCVAKQSGLSPAPGGSGCAVKRKLLVSSDMAESCSEDEGPSTSKKSRTPLSHAITVSCRSTDAKAAPFWNHLLPLARDRPKCSADCSSVGRRLKGGLRLKSRQLRSSRRGESSQAPRSSWPSASISRSLLGNFEESMLKGRFAPSGRIEGFTAEIGASGSYCPQHATLPVEVTYYDISEHSAPSPFLGVIHLEPLGKKGYSVPKAGTIQVTLFNPNKTVVKMFLVTYSFGDMPVNHVTFLRHRIFLVPVEEGEEQGGTPTRRRILCYLIHLRFQSSKSGKIYLHNDIRLLFSRKSIEVDTGIPYELKSFTEMPRNPKYSPRV